Proteins from one Ranitomeya variabilis isolate aRanVar5 chromosome 1, aRanVar5.hap1, whole genome shotgun sequence genomic window:
- the LOC143799132 gene encoding zinc finger MYM-type protein 1-like, which yields MAMANMPFRGHREKIGKINSGNFLAIIELLALYDPLLKELLELPEGTAKYLSPRIQNELIEILSTKVKSEILSQVNEAHFYSLIMDTTQDVSKTDQMSQVIRYVSVERNANMRATKVRIHEAFLGFQAIHDQRAAGIEKEILECIDSNGLSIHKCRGQGYDGAATMSGIYSGVQARILEKEHNAMYVHCAAHNLNLVLQDAVSEITEISNFSDILQHVYTFFGESIRRWELLSSFTSSSSVTLKKLCPTRWSSRHESLLALRFRFSDVMMALSKIILISSKKTEINEAMALKKKMDSFQFVFLVVLQTKVLQTVNALSTMLQAESMDLSKATNLIKNAAEELSQFRNHFDEAKESAILLARSWGISPAFESKRLSKVKKHFDELSTDERLHIPEDRFKVTVFYEYLDIIVGQLSNRFNGMNRVVQYFRILQPADLASSSDEELYEAALQLQKKYNQDLSPAFPAQLLSFRCALKNDIQKLTSVKDLAHLLLVENSLLSSNLPDVCIVLLLFLTLPVTVASAERSFSKLKQIKNYLRSTMSEHRLSGLAILSIENARANQLDIDGIVDQFAEAKARRRQF from the coding sequence ATGGCCATGGCTAACATGCCATTTCGGGGTCACAGAGAAAAAATTGGCAAAATCAATAGTGGTAATTTCCTGGCAATTATAGAGTTACTAGCACTCTATGATCCCCTGCTTAAGGAACTGCTGGAACTGCCAGAGGGCACAGCAAAATACCTTAGTCCCAGAATTCAAAACGAATTAATAGAAATTTTGTCAACCAAAGTAAAATCTGAGATTTTATCTCAAGTGAATGAAGCTCACTTCTATTCGCTGATCATGGATACAACGCAAGATGTATCAAAAACTGATCAGATGAGCCAAGTAATTAGATACGTGTCTGTTGAAAGGAATGCAAATATGAGAGCCACGAAAGTTCGCATCCATGAAGCCTTTCTTGgatttcaagccattcatgaccagcgTGCTGCTGGTATAGAGAAAGAGATCCTGGAATGCATTGACAGCAATGGCCTTTCCATTCATAAGTGCCGTGGTCAGGGCTATGATGGAGCTGCCACAATGAGTGGCATCTATTCTGGTGTGCAGGCCCGAATTTTAGAAAAAGAACACAATGCTATGTATGTTCACTGTGCAGCACATAATTTGAATCTTGTTCTTCAAGATGCTGTTTCAGAAATTACAGAAATTTCAAACTTTTCTGATATATTGCAACATGTctatacattttttggggaaagcaTACGACGTTGGGAGCTTTTGTCATCATTTACAAGCAGTTCATCGGTCACACTAAAAAAATTATGTCCCACACGCTGGTCTTCCCGTCATGAGTCGCTGCTTGCCCTAAGATTTCGTTTTTCTGATGTAATGATGGCATTGTCAAAAATCATCCTTATTTCAtccaaaaaaactgaaataaatgaggCAATGGCTCTTAAAAAGAAAATGGAttcatttcagtttgtttttttggttGTCCTTCAGACAAAAGTATTACAGACTGTTAATGCACTGTCAACCATGCTGCAGGCAGAAAGCATGGATTTATCTAAGGCAACTAATTTAATAAAGAATGCAGCTGAAGAACTTTCACAATTCAGAAATCATTTTGATGAAGCGAAAGAGAGCGCTATCTTGTTGGCACGCAGCTGGGGCATCTCCCCAGCTTTTGAAAGTAAGCGATTATCAAAAGTTAAAAAGCATTTTGATGAACTGAGTACGGATGAGAGATTGCACATTCCGGAGGACCGATTTAAAGTCACCGTGTTCTATGAGTATTTAGACATCATTGTAGGTCAGCTGTCAAACCGATTTAATGGAATGAATCGGGTTGTGCAGTATTTTAGGATACTTCAGCCTGCAGATCTGGCATCTTCCTCAGATGAGGAATTATATGAGGCTGCATTACAGCTGCAGAAAAAGTACAACCAAGATCTTTCACCAGCATTTCCAGCCCAGCTTCTGAGTTTTAGATGTGCTCTAAAGAATGACATTCAAAAATTGACATCTGTCAAGGACCTTGCACATTTACTGTTAGTCGAAAATAGCCTGCTATCGTCAAATCTACCGGATGTGTGCATAGTCTTACTTTTATTCCTAACCTTGCCAGTAACGGTAGCATCAGCAGAAAGATCCTTCtcaaaattaaaacaaattaaaaactatCTAAGAAGTACAATGTCTGAACACAGACTCTCTGGTCTTGCCATTCTAAGCATTGAAAATGCAAGAGCCAACCAACTTGACATAGATGGCATTGTTGACCAATTTGCTGAAGCAAAAGCACGTAGGCGCCAGTTCTAA